A region from the Aegilops tauschii subsp. strangulata cultivar AL8/78 chromosome 5, Aet v6.0, whole genome shotgun sequence genome encodes:
- the LOC109754576 gene encoding pumilio homolog 24, which produces MAGGGDHPGANKRKREAAGRPKAPSKGAGPGDAAKRKKTYDAPAAKPKPQPVTAKDKRVAAKEMSESRKMKRKPNYNLEKELAVLWEKMRCRDVNKENRSKLVTEALRKMDGKYFEIAGSHVTARVLQTCVKWCSQPERDAVFVALQPHLLHLSRKKYAVFLVKKLIKLATKKQLALFISSLHGHVASLLRHTIGAAVVDCAFHQATPPQKRSLLLELYSTELQLFKDLTEQKSCSLLETISKLGLQKSSVLQYMTTVIQPLLEKGIVEYSIVHTVILEYLTIADKTSASDVIRQLIPHLTQGSSVVDGDELSGVAEVPTKSKAKKKRSSEPLLIRIMQTREGLKIGLACLKHGSAKDRKKIIKSLKGQNMKLALGDYGCLFLACLLSIVDDTKLVTKVVIDELTKQLKELIFDKNGRRPLLQLLHPLCSRYLTPTDLICLKYSVPSLVSKDEASESATKVNLDSKLDDVADKEPGGSEDTLVASDSKKDPFKRRQELLVKSELFEVLIETCIENVGELLRTNFGKDVLYEVAVGGKNNVLEGVTDRIHVLHNAIASDAERPRTEDVEHAFDNYHSSRVIRKMILDCPAFAATLWKKALKGKCKSFADGFSSKVVAAYLESSDSKVKDLAKSEVQPLIDGGILKIPDHKAAEKK; this is translated from the exons atggccggcggcggcgaccacCCGGGCGCCAACAAGCGGAAGCGCGAGGCCGCGGGGAGGCCCAAGGCGCCGTCCAAGGGGGCCGGCCCCGGCGACGCGGCCAAGCGCAAGAAGACCTACGACGCCCCCGCCGCCAAGCCCAAGCCGCAGCCCGTCACCGCCAAGGACAAGCGGGTCGCTGCCAAG GAAATGTCCGAGTCCAGGAAGATGAAGAGGAAGCCCAATTACAACCTCGAGAAG GAACTCGCAGTACTATGGGAAAAGATGAGATGTCGTGATGTCAACAAGGAGAATAGATCCAA GCTAGTAACCGAGGCTCTCCGTAAAATGGATGGCAAATATTTCGAAATTGCTGGATCCCATGTAACTGCACGTGTTCTTCAA ACATGTGTCAAGTGGTGCTCACAGCCAGAGAGGGATGCTGTTTTTGTTGCCCTGCAGCCACATTTGCTCCATCTTTCTCGCAAGAAATACGCTGTTTTCCTTGTGAAGAAGCTCATAAAACTTG CCACTAAAAAACAGCTTGCCTTGTTCATCTCTTCCCTTCATGGTCATGTCGCTTCTCTACTTCGTCACACAATAGGAGCCGCAG TTGTTGATTGCGCCTTTCATCAGGCGACGCCGCCTCAGAAAAGAAGTTTGTTGTTGGAATTGTACTCCACTGAGCTTCAGCTGTTCAAAGACTTGACTGAACAAAAATCATGCAG TTTGTTAGAAACAATTTCCAAGCTTGGACTACAGAAATCATCTGTCCTGCAGTATATGACTACTGTTATCCAGCCACTTTTGGAAAAGGGTATTGTTGAGTATTCCATAGTTCACACGGTCATATTGGAGTACTTAACAATTGCGGATAAG ACATCAGCCTCGGACGTGATTCGTCAGTTAATCCCCCATCTTACCCAAGGGTCATCTGTCGTAGATGGAGATGAACTATCAGGGGTCGCTGAAGTACCAACGAAATCAAAAGCTAAGAAGAAAAGATCTTCAGAACCACTTCTCATTCGGATCATGCAGACGAGGGAAGGTTTAAAAATAGGACTTGCTTGCCTCAAGCATGGCAGTGCGAAG GATAGGAAGAAAATTATCAAAAGCTTGAAGGGGCAGAATATGAAGCTTGCTCTTGGTGATTATGGATGCCTT TTCCTTGCTTGTCTTCTCTCCATTGTTGATGACACAAAACTTGTTACTAAG GTTGTAATTGATGAGCTGACAAAGCAGTTAAAGGAACTCATATTTGACAAG AACGGGAGACGCCCATTGCTGCAGCTACTTCACCCACTTTGCTCACGTTATCTGACTCCGACTGATTTGATTTGTCTGAAGTACAGTGTGCCTTCCCTTGTTTCAAAG GATGAGGCATCAGAGAGTGCTACTAAAGTTAACTTGGATAGTAAGTTGGATGATGTAGCTGACAAAGAACCTGGGGGTTCAGAAGACACACTGGTTGCATCTGATAGCAAGAAGGACCCGTTTAAACGGCGGCAAGAACTGTTGGTGAAAAGCGAGCTTTTTGAG GTTCTCATCGAGACTTGCATTGAAAATGTTGGAGAGTTACTTAGAACAAACTTCGGCAAAGATGTATTATACGAG GTTGCTGTAGGTGGAAAAAATAATGTCTTGGAGGGGGTCACCGACAGGATCCACGTGCTTCACAATGCTATAGCTTCTGACGCAGAACGCCCGAGGACAGAAGATGTTGAGCATGCCTTTGATAACTACCACTCGAGCCGCGTAATCAGAAAGATGATACTTGATTGTCCTGCGTTTGCCGCTACCCTATGGAAAAAAGCCCTCAAAGGGAAGTGCAAGTCATTTGCAGATGGATTCAG CTCCAAGGTGGTGGCTGCCTATCTGGAATCTTCGGATTCCAAGGTGAAGGATCTTGCGAAATCCGAGGTGCAGCCGCTCATCGACGGTGGCATACTGAAGATTCCAGACCATAAAGCAGCGGAGAAGAAGTGA